A single Musa acuminata AAA Group cultivar baxijiao chromosome BXJ2-1, Cavendish_Baxijiao_AAA, whole genome shotgun sequence DNA region contains:
- the LOC135598787 gene encoding small ribosomal subunit protein uS9-like, giving the protein MAAATVESVQCFGRKKTAVAVAHCKRGRGLIKVNGVPIELVKPEILRLKAFEPVLLLGRQRFMGVDLRIRVRGGGKTSQIYAIRQSIAKAIVAFNQKYVDEQSKKEIKDILVRYDRTLLVADPRRCEPKKFGGRGARARFQKSYR; this is encoded by the coding sequence ATGGCTGCGGCGACGGTGGAATCGGTGCAGTGCTTCGGGCGGAAGAAGACGGCGGTAGCGGTGGCGCACTGCAAGCGCGGGCGCGGGCTGATCAAGGTGAATGGGGTGCCTATCGAGCTGGTGAAGCCGGAGATCCTCCGCCTCAAGGCCTTCGAGCCCGTCCTCCTTCTCGGGCGGCAGCGCTTCATGGGTGTCGACCTCCGCATCCGCGTGCGCGGTGGTGGCAAGACCTCCCAGATATACGCCATCCGCCAGAGCATCGCCAAGGCTATCGTAGCTTTCAATCAGAAGTACGTTGATGAGCAGTCCAAGAAGGAGATCAAAGACATCCTTGTCCGCTATGACCGTACACTCCTCGTTGCCGATCCCCGCCGCTGCGAGCCCAAGAAGTTCGGTGGCCGGGGCGCTCGTGCCCGCTTCCAGAAGTCTTACCGTTAG